One window of Penaeus chinensis breed Huanghai No. 1 chromosome 3, ASM1920278v2, whole genome shotgun sequence genomic DNA carries:
- the LOC125039933 gene encoding mitochondrial dicarboxylate carrier-like: MGEQRLAKWYFGGLASCGAACCTHPLDLLKVHLQTQQVASMGGSQMAVHIVRSQGLLALYNGLSASLLRQITYSTTRFAIYEVVKQRLGDSKGEPLAFYKRVMLAGFAGACGGFVGTPGDMINVRMQNDIKLPIDQRRNYKHALDGLIRVLREEGVSRLFRGASTATFRAVLMTIGQLSFYDQIKGFLLTTPYFKDNLTCHFTSSLAAGAIATTMTQPVDVIKTRAMNARPGEFKNLWHIISYTGKAGPMAFFKGYVPAFVRLGPHTILTFILFEQLRKNFGTIRVNTN; the protein is encoded by the exons ATGGGGGAACAACGTCTCGCCAAGTGGTACTTTGGAGGCCTAGCTTCATGTGGAGCAGCATGTTGCACTCACCCACTGGACCTGCTAAAG GTTCACCTCCAGACACAACAGGTGGCCAGTATGGGAGGCTCTCAGATGGCTGTGCATATAGTGAGGAGTCAAGGCCTTTTAGCTCTTTACAATGGCCTCTCAGCCTCTCTCCTTAGACAGATTACCTACTCAACAACAAGATTTGCAATTTATGAG GTAGTGAAGCAGCGGCTTGGTGACAGCAAGGGTGAGCCTCTTGCATTCTACAAACGAGTAATGTTAGCTGGCTTTGCTGGAGCATGCGGTGGATTTGTGGGCACACCAGGGGACATGATCAACGTGAGGATGCAGAATGACATCAAATTACCTATAGACCAGAGAAGAAA CTATAAACATGCACTTGATGGCCTCATACGTGTTCTCCGTGAAGAGGGAGTGTCAAGATTATTCCGAGGAGCTTCGACTGCAACTTTTAGGGCTGTTCTAATGACAATTGGTCAACTCTCCTTTTATGACCAAATAAAAGGATTCTTGTTGACCACACCTTATTTTAAGGACAACCTGACATGTCATTTCACGTCTTCCCTTGCTGCA GGTGCAATTGCAACAACTATGACGCAGCCTGTGGATGTTATTAAAACCAGAGCCATGAATGCAAGACCTGGAGAGTTCAAG aatctgTGGCATATCATTTCTTACACAGGAAAAGCAGGACCAATGGCATTCTTCAAG GGATATGTGCCTGCATTTGTGCGTTTGGGACCACATACAATCCTAACTTTCATCCTCTTTGAACAACTTCGGAAAAACTTTGGAACCATTAGGGTGAATACAAATTAA